A region of Streptomyces sp. WMMC500 DNA encodes the following proteins:
- the greA gene encoding transcription elongation factor GreA, which produces MTQTSDNVTWLTQEAYDQLKAELEHLSGPARTEIAKKIEAAREEGDLRENGGYHAAKEEQGKQELRVRQLQQLLENAKVGEAPADDGVVEPGMVVTIAFDGDESDTLTFLMASREYASGDVETYSPQSPLGRGVNGKKIGEEASYELPNGKSAMVTILDAKPYAA; this is translated from the coding sequence GTGACCCAGACCAGCGACAACGTCACCTGGCTGACCCAGGAGGCGTATGACCAGCTCAAGGCCGAGCTGGAGCACCTGTCGGGTCCCGCACGCACCGAGATCGCCAAGAAGATCGAGGCGGCTCGCGAAGAGGGTGACCTGCGGGAGAACGGCGGGTATCACGCGGCCAAGGAGGAGCAGGGCAAGCAGGAGCTGCGCGTACGCCAGCTTCAGCAGTTGCTCGAGAACGCGAAGGTCGGCGAGGCCCCGGCGGACGACGGCGTCGTCGAGCCCGGCATGGTCGTCACGATCGCCTTCGACGGCGACGAGAGCGACACCCTCACCTTCCTGATGGCCTCCCGGGAGTACGCGAGCGGGGACGTCGAGACGTACTCGCCGCAGTCGCCGCTGGGCAGGGGAGTCAACGGCAAGAAGATCGGCGAGGAGGCGAGCTACGAGTTGCCGAACGGCAAGTCGGCCATGGTGACGATCCTCGACGCCAAGCCCTACGCCGCCTGA
- a CDS encoding ABC transporter permease, translated as MGGVGQSVRDSLVVAKRNLLRMSRIPEVVIFGLIQPIMFVVLFSYVFGGSMNVGGTTSSEVYREFLMAGIFAQTVTFATAGAGAGIAEDMHKGLIDRFRSLPMARGAVLTGRTLADLVQTALTLVVLAIVAALVSWRIHEGVPKALAAFGLLLLLGYAFTWVGALIGLSVRTPEAATSGGLVWLFPVTFVSNAFVDSGNMTPWLRHIADWNPFSATVQACRELFGNPGVVQSDAWPMQHPVLASLIYSFAIILIFRTLAVRKYRNSAG; from the coding sequence ATGGGGGGTGTCGGCCAGTCCGTCCGCGACTCGCTGGTCGTCGCCAAGCGCAACCTGCTCCGCATGTCCCGGATCCCCGAAGTGGTCATCTTCGGCCTGATCCAGCCGATCATGTTCGTGGTGCTGTTCTCGTACGTGTTCGGCGGCTCCATGAACGTCGGCGGCACCACGAGCTCCGAGGTCTACCGCGAGTTCCTGATGGCCGGCATCTTCGCCCAGACCGTCACCTTCGCCACCGCCGGTGCGGGCGCCGGCATAGCCGAGGACATGCACAAGGGCCTCATCGACCGGTTCCGCTCGCTGCCGATGGCCCGCGGCGCGGTCCTCACCGGCCGCACCCTGGCCGACCTGGTGCAGACCGCGCTGACGCTGGTCGTGCTGGCCATCGTCGCCGCGCTGGTGAGCTGGCGGATCCACGAGGGCGTGCCGAAGGCGCTGGCCGCGTTCGGCCTGCTGCTCCTGCTCGGGTACGCCTTCACCTGGGTCGGCGCGCTCATCGGGCTGTCCGTGCGTACGCCCGAGGCGGCCACGTCCGGCGGGCTGGTCTGGCTGTTCCCGGTGACGTTCGTGTCGAACGCGTTCGTCGACTCGGGCAACATGACGCCCTGGCTGCGGCACATCGCCGACTGGAACCCCTTCAGCGCGACCGTGCAGGCGTGCCGCGAGCTGTTCGGCAACCCCGGCGTCGTCCAGTCCGACGCCTGGCCGATGCAGCACCCGGTGCTGGCCTCGCTGATCTACTCGTTCGCGATCATCCTGATCTTCCGCACGCTGGCGGTGCGGAAGTACCGCAACTCCGCCGGGTAG
- a CDS encoding ATP-binding cassette domain-containing protein: protein MPGAIHAEGLVKHFGDVRALDGVDLDVPEGSVLGLLGPNGAGKTTAVRVLTTLLRPDSGRAEVAGIDVLKHPNEVRRSIGLSGQFAAVDEYLTGRENLQMVGQLYQLSARDAKARAAVLLERFNLADAADRTAKTYSGGMRRRLDLAAALVVEPPVMFMDEPTTGLDPRNRQQLWDVIQELVKGGTTLLLTTQYLEEADHLAHDICVIDHGRVIARGTSDQLKAQTGGERVEVVVHQRDEIFAASEVLGALGQGEVTVADHTRKLTVPVSGGARLLADVIRDLDERGIAIDDIGLRRPTLDDVFISLTGHAAETEDGNGNGKASEDGDGKAVEDAQKETAK, encoded by the coding sequence ATGCCAGGCGCCATCCACGCCGAAGGGCTGGTCAAGCACTTCGGCGATGTGCGGGCACTGGACGGCGTCGATCTCGACGTCCCCGAAGGCTCCGTTCTCGGCCTGCTCGGCCCCAACGGGGCCGGCAAGACCACCGCCGTGCGTGTGCTGACCACGCTGCTGCGGCCCGACTCCGGCCGTGCCGAGGTCGCGGGGATCGACGTCCTCAAGCATCCGAACGAGGTGCGCAGGTCCATCGGCCTGTCCGGCCAGTTCGCCGCGGTCGACGAGTATCTGACCGGCCGGGAGAACCTCCAGATGGTCGGCCAGCTCTACCAGCTCAGCGCGCGTGACGCGAAGGCCCGCGCGGCTGTGCTGCTGGAGCGGTTCAACCTCGCAGACGCCGCGGACCGCACCGCCAAGACGTACTCCGGCGGCATGCGCCGGCGGCTCGACCTGGCCGCCGCGCTCGTCGTCGAGCCGCCCGTGATGTTCATGGACGAGCCGACCACCGGCCTCGACCCCCGCAACCGGCAGCAGCTCTGGGACGTCATCCAGGAACTCGTCAAGGGCGGCACGACGCTGCTGCTCACCACGCAGTACCTGGAAGAAGCCGACCACCTGGCGCACGACATCTGCGTCATCGACCACGGCCGCGTCATCGCGCGCGGCACCTCCGACCAGCTCAAGGCCCAGACCGGCGGCGAGCGCGTCGAGGTCGTCGTGCACCAGCGCGACGAGATCTTCGCCGCCAGCGAGGTCCTCGGCGCCCTCGGCCAGGGCGAGGTCACGGTCGCCGACCACACCCGCAAGCTGACCGTGCCCGTCAGCGGCGGGGCCCGGCTGCTCGCCGACGTCATCCGGGACCTGGACGAGCGCGGCATCGCCATCGACGACATCGGGCTGCGCCGCCCCACGCTGGACGACGTGTTCATCTCGCTCACCGGCCACGCCGCAGAGACCGAGGACGGGAACGGGAACGGGAAGGCAAGCGAGGACGGCGACGGAAAGGCCGTCGAAGACGCCCAGAAGGAGACCGCCAAGTGA